In Spirochaetota bacterium, a single genomic region encodes these proteins:
- a CDS encoding GntR family transcriptional regulator, which translates to MTNYSKIVENIEADIGESLNEGDYIPSFSDIMKRFKVSKITAQTAVKHLKDNGSVSFLPGKGYRVAKRSKQITIATYACYRPFNLDITHASTYNAFADECSRRKLSMNVIYSDAPGFNRADDCILIGMFDPKDIAPFAGRNAVLVDAVHDALPSVSFDMPHACRIALEHAGDVPLFLVLPPSTRADEIRHAFDALAPKDLRAHTASLWYDEEEAKRIMADWRGETIIAFNNIEANLLLRTLPAGSNKPHMIALKKSVNEIGTLVSGILPQHADIASVAVECIVNERMKKKMEIHLKGEWIEGET; encoded by the coding sequence ATGACAAATTACTCAAAAATTGTTGAAAATATCGAAGCCGATATCGGCGAGTCGCTGAATGAAGGGGACTATATCCCGTCCTTCAGTGACATCATGAAGCGCTTCAAGGTGAGCAAGATAACCGCGCAGACGGCGGTGAAGCATCTCAAAGATAACGGTTCGGTGTCATTCCTCCCCGGCAAGGGATATCGTGTTGCCAAACGTTCAAAGCAGATAACGATAGCGACGTACGCCTGTTATCGTCCGTTCAATCTTGACATTACCCATGCGTCGACCTACAACGCATTCGCCGATGAATGCTCCCGCCGAAAGTTATCCATGAACGTCATATACAGCGACGCTCCCGGTTTCAACCGCGCGGACGACTGTATACTCATCGGTATGTTCGACCCGAAGGACATCGCACCGTTCGCGGGAAGGAATGCCGTGCTCGTCGATGCCGTCCATGATGCGCTCCCGTCAGTATCGTTCGATATGCCCCATGCCTGCCGCATCGCGCTCGAACATGCCGGCGACGTACCGCTCTTTCTGGTACTCCCGCCGTCAACGCGCGCCGATGAGATACGGCATGCTTTCGATGCGCTTGCACCGAAGGACCTGCGCGCGCATACCGCATCGCTCTGGTACGATGAGGAAGAAGCGAAACGCATCATGGCGGACTGGCGCGGGGAGACCATTATCGCGTTCAACAATATCGAGGCGAACCTGCTGCTCCGTACTTTGCCGGCTGGATCGAATAAACCGCATATGATAGCGCTGAAGAAATCGGTCAATGAGATCGGCACGCTCGTGAGCGGCATACTGCCGCAGCATGCGGACATCGCATCCGTTGCGGTCGAATGCATCGTGAACGAACGCATGAAAAAGAAGATGGAGATACATCTCAAGGGCGAATGGATAGAAGGCGAAACCTGA
- a CDS encoding cyclophilin-like fold protein → MTVTLDLGSLKLTAELFDTKVARAFYSHLPCTIELTLWGREAYGPIPFDLGDEKPVPSIPPGGLAYTRKGNYFCIFFGQQPAWAVEYIGQIAGETWRSLVGKRDISRVTVMR, encoded by the coding sequence ATGACTGTCACGCTCGATCTCGGTTCGCTGAAACTGACCGCTGAGCTCTTCGATACGAAGGTCGCCCGCGCATTCTATTCGCATCTTCCCTGCACGATAGAGCTCACGCTCTGGGGCAGAGAAGCATACGGCCCCATACCATTTGATCTCGGTGATGAAAAACCCGTTCCGAGCATACCGCCGGGCGGGCTTGCCTATACGCGCAAGGGAAATTACTTTTGCATATTCTTCGGGCAGCAACCGGCGTGGGCGGTGGAATACATCGGTCAGATAGCCGGTGAGACATGGCGCTCACTTGTCGGGAAAAGGGATATCAGCCGCGTGACCGTAATGCGCTGA
- a CDS encoding LamG domain-containing protein, whose amino-acid sequence MKRSIILAALAAATLGAQSPTAGLIARWTFDDTDADKAANTVKDAVGKHHGTLMKGAVFTEGRTLGAVQFNGKESCIEGKTMPSIGQEFSITAWVKSDNLAAGQQSVFSGNTKGSHYLRINQDGTLQLVRAETASVATSNGKIKSGIWQHVAVTYANGKWDFLINGVIAGSGSTAHIDFTVAGKFVVGRLGPAGGIRPMFGAIDDLCVYNRVLGSDELAALAK is encoded by the coding sequence ATGAAACGATCGATCATTCTCGCAGCGCTCGCAGCGGCAACGCTCGGGGCTCAATCACCAACTGCCGGACTCATAGCGCGCTGGACATTCGATGACACCGACGCAGACAAAGCAGCGAACACGGTAAAGGACGCCGTGGGAAAGCATCACGGCACGCTCATGAAGGGCGCGGTATTCACCGAAGGAAGAACGCTCGGTGCAGTACAGTTCAACGGGAAAGAATCATGTATCGAAGGGAAGACGATGCCGTCCATCGGACAGGAGTTCTCCATCACTGCATGGGTAAAAAGCGATAACCTCGCCGCGGGACAACAGTCGGTATTCTCGGGGAACACCAAGGGCAGTCACTATCTGCGCATCAATCAGGACGGCACACTGCAGCTGGTGCGGGCGGAAACCGCCTCGGTTGCAACTTCGAATGGGAAAATAAAATCGGGAATATGGCAGCATGTGGCAGTGACTTACGCAAACGGAAAATGGGACTTTCTCATCAATGGAGTGATCGCGGGAAGCGGCAGTACGGCCCATATCGACTTCACTGTCGCTGGAAAATTCGTTGTCGGACGCCTTGGCCCCGCAGGTGGTATACGTCCCATGTTCGGCGCCATCGACGATCTGTGCGTGTACAACCGGGTGTTAGGATCCGACGAGCTGGCCGCACTCGCAAAGTAG
- a CDS encoding glycosyl hydrolase family 28-related protein, protein MILRSRKIDLAEKMTGDGVTDNYAVLQDALNGGDRSIHLPPGRFLISKTLKVFSNTRIIADTRTVLKLAAHTGKRFDDWLLTNADHEKGNSDIEIAGGIWDVNGKENPRGVPEQLDDYGGVGIYFLRMSHLILKNLTVANPDSFFVMLCETEDFRVENVKLFNDNPKINQDGIHVGGFCRNGLIRKLHAISPLTPGDDLVALNANDGARHFTHGQKPGPIENIVIDHDFLFPVHAYIM, encoded by the coding sequence ATGATTCTCCGAAGCAGAAAAATCGACCTTGCGGAAAAAATGACAGGCGACGGCGTTACGGACAATTACGCCGTCCTTCAGGATGCGCTCAACGGAGGCGATCGTTCGATCCATCTCCCGCCCGGGCGTTTTCTGATTTCAAAGACACTCAAGGTGTTTTCCAACACCAGAATAATTGCCGATACCCGAACGGTACTGAAACTGGCGGCGCATACCGGCAAGCGATTTGACGACTGGCTTCTCACCAATGCCGATCATGAGAAAGGCAACAGCGATATAGAAATAGCGGGCGGTATCTGGGACGTCAACGGGAAAGAAAATCCGCGCGGAGTTCCGGAACAGCTTGACGATTACGGCGGCGTGGGAATATATTTTCTGCGCATGTCACATCTCATTTTGAAGAACCTGACCGTTGCCAATCCGGACTCGTTTTTTGTCATGCTTTGTGAGACCGAAGATTTCCGTGTTGAGAATGTTAAGCTTTTCAATGACAACCCGAAGATCAATCAGGATGGCATACATGTCGGTGGATTCTGCAGAAATGGATTGATACGAAAATTGCACGCGATCTCTCCACTCACGCCAGGCGATGATCTAGTGGCATTGAATGCCAATGACGGCGCACGGCATTTTACGCATGGGCAGAAGCCGGGGCCGATAGAAAATATCGTTATCGATCATGATTTTTTATTTCCAGTCCATGCGTATATCATGTAA
- a CDS encoding sulfatase-like hydrolase/transferase, whose translation MSRQPNILWLMTDEQRTDSLGCYGSPWVKTPCLDRLAREGVVFENAITPAPACVPARVSIATGKMPHETGCWHNEWRAEEPLAFLTHHFADAGYQTAGFGKMHFNAKNKAFQTQEEITLSSHVDYFDYAKIYDESEFDVVKYPGDKSRWILGGKFPAPLEETSEHIVASKALDWLAGRDTQKPFLLKVSFNGPHTPVVPPAPYDTMIREGDIRFPDNTMHFPADHPEWTSRLIQSGYADASRLSMAQQRAMRRYYYGYASFLDMEFGRVISYLEKENILDNTIIAFTSDHGTHLGDFGLIQKQTFFDPVIRVPLIFRYPNAMRSGTRLSSPASTASLLPTLLDAAGISPPADVAPSLTSSSDTDKASPVMSEFMYTPQHIRRDDKFMMIRDRSWKLSFVLDAYPRSAMLTATNDRNERDRIHEKSGVADLLFGHSMAHYAGQGNTPAPT comes from the coding sequence ATGAGTCGGCAGCCCAACATTCTCTGGCTCATGACCGACGAACAGCGCACCGACTCCCTCGGATGCTACGGCAGTCCATGGGTGAAAACGCCCTGCCTCGACCGTCTCGCGCGTGAAGGCGTTGTATTCGAGAACGCTATCACACCGGCCCCCGCCTGTGTCCCCGCCCGCGTATCGATAGCCACGGGAAAAATGCCGCATGAGACGGGATGCTGGCACAATGAGTGGCGTGCGGAGGAGCCGCTGGCTTTCCTTACGCATCATTTCGCCGATGCGGGGTATCAAACAGCCGGTTTCGGCAAGATGCATTTCAATGCAAAGAACAAAGCGTTCCAGACGCAGGAAGAGATAACACTGTCATCGCATGTCGATTATTTTGATTATGCGAAAATATACGATGAATCGGAATTCGATGTTGTGAAATATCCGGGTGATAAGTCGCGCTGGATACTCGGCGGAAAATTCCCCGCACCCCTTGAGGAGACCTCGGAGCACATCGTCGCATCGAAAGCACTTGATTGGCTCGCCGGTCGCGATACACAAAAACCGTTCCTGCTGAAAGTCTCGTTCAACGGCCCGCATACGCCGGTAGTACCGCCCGCGCCCTACGATACGATGATACGCGAAGGCGATATACGCTTCCCTGACAACACGATGCATTTTCCCGCCGATCACCCTGAATGGACATCGCGCTTGATACAAAGCGGCTATGCGGATGCCTCTCGCTTGTCAATGGCACAGCAACGCGCCATGCGCCGCTACTATTACGGCTATGCCTCCTTCCTCGACATGGAATTCGGGCGCGTGATCTCGTATCTTGAAAAAGAGAATATCCTTGACAACACCATTATCGCATTCACGTCCGATCACGGCACGCATCTCGGCGATTTCGGCTTGATACAGAAACAGACATTCTTCGATCCGGTCATCCGTGTACCGCTCATTTTCAGATATCCGAACGCGATGCGGAGCGGGACGCGACTCTCCTCTCCGGCAAGCACTGCATCGCTGTTGCCGACGCTGCTTGATGCTGCGGGTATTTCCCCGCCAGCCGATGTCGCACCGTCGCTTACTTCGTCCTCAGATACCGACAAAGCCTCACCGGTGATGAGTGAATTCATGTACACACCGCAGCATATTCGCCGCGATGACAAATTCATGATGATTCGTGACCGCTCATGGAAGCTTTCCTTCGTACTCGATGCGTATCCCAGAAGCGCGATGCTCACCGCAACGAATGACCGCAATGAACGCGATCGAATACACGAAAAATCGGGCGTTGCCGATTTACTTTTCGGCCATTCCATGGCACACTATGCCGGACAGGGCAATACCCCGGCGCCGACATGA